A portion of the Cellulophaga algicola DSM 14237 genome contains these proteins:
- the atpB gene encoding F0F1 ATP synthase subunit A, whose amino-acid sequence MNIASKYITRTALLITLTFSLQGFSVSDPEKEAHVETVEGKINTKESIDNYIAHHLKDAHDFHLFSYTNDAGETKHIGFPLPVILWSSNGLVTFMSSAFHHDDNAQVIVNRGGSKFTKLHSVIYELDANATAISFDEHHHPENAHKPLDFSITKSVFGMLFAGFLMIFGFRALAKGYKKSPIPTGFARVLEPLVLYVRDEIARPNIGEKHYRKFMGFLLTVFFFIWILNLLGLTPLGFNVTGQIAVTVCLALFTFLIIQFNGNKDYWKHIFWMPGVPVLMKIALIPVEILGMLTKPFSLFVRLFANITAGHSVVMGIAALMIILKAQFGTVSATGISVLLTLFLTVIELLVAFLQAYIFTMLSSLFIGMAVAEHDHAHEHDGHGHKIEDVEDVRGDFI is encoded by the coding sequence ATGAATATAGCATCAAAATATATTACTAGAACAGCTTTATTAATTACCCTTACATTCTCATTACAAGGGTTTTCTGTATCTGATCCAGAAAAGGAAGCACATGTAGAGACCGTAGAAGGTAAGATAAATACTAAAGAAAGTATTGACAACTATATTGCGCATCACCTTAAAGATGCTCACGATTTTCATTTGTTTTCTTATACTAATGATGCTGGAGAAACAAAACATATAGGTTTTCCACTACCGGTAATCTTATGGTCAAGCAATGGATTAGTTACTTTTATGTCCTCAGCTTTTCATCATGATGATAACGCACAGGTTATCGTAAACCGTGGTGGTTCTAAATTCACTAAACTTCACAGTGTCATCTATGAATTAGATGCTAATGCAACAGCAATTAGTTTTGATGAACATCATCACCCAGAAAACGCACATAAACCTCTAGACTTTTCAATCACTAAAAGTGTATTCGGAATGTTATTCGCCGGGTTTTTAATGATTTTTGGTTTTAGAGCTTTAGCTAAAGGCTATAAAAAGAGTCCAATACCTACAGGTTTTGCTCGTGTATTAGAACCTTTAGTACTTTATGTTCGTGACGAAATAGCAAGACCAAACATTGGTGAGAAGCATTACCGTAAATTTATGGGCTTCTTATTAACTGTATTTTTCTTTATTTGGATTTTGAATTTATTAGGATTAACACCATTAGGCTTTAACGTTACAGGACAAATAGCGGTAACAGTATGTTTAGCACTATTTACCTTTTTAATTATTCAATTTAACGGAAATAAAGATTACTGGAAACATATATTCTGGATGCCAGGTGTACCAGTATTAATGAAGATTGCATTAATCCCTGTCGAAATATTAGGGATGTTAACAAAACCATTCTCATTATTTGTACGTTTATTCGCTAACATTACAGCAGGCCACTCCGTAGTAATGGGTATTGCCGCTTTAATGATTATATTAAAAGCGCAATTTGGAACTGTTAGTGCTACAGGAATATCTGTATTATTAACCTTATTTTTAACAGTAATAGAATTATTAGTTGCCTTTTTACAAGCCTATATTTTCACCATGTTATCGTCCCTATTTATTGGTATGGCAGTAGCAGAGCATGACCATGCTCACGAGCATGATGGTCACGGTCATAAAATTGAAGATGTAGAAGATGTAAGAGGTGATTTTATTTAA
- the porW gene encoding type IX secretion system periplasmic lipoprotein PorW/SprE produces the protein MKLQFKLIAALVFGGVLFNACSTKKDAFVNRNWHALNTKYNVLYNGNIAFEEGREELNASYQDNYWEVLPIERITIREEIILDSENKNPKFELAEEKATKAIQKHSMEIKDTERNPQTDEAFLLLGKTRYFEQRFLPALEAFNYILRKYPKSDKLNEASIWREKVNIRLENDELALKNLKRLFKFEVLEDQEYADAKAMMAQAYINLSKIDTAIQNLKVASAYTKKNPEKGRYYYIIGQLYNQLGYKDSANYAFDKIIHLNRKSPREYMINAHLQKIRNTKLTPENTLEVYEYLTDLEEDRENRPYLDKIFRQIAEFHLENVSDSLALAYFNKSLRATQNKPQLNALNYENLGEYNFDKNDYKIAGAYYDSTLVNLPENTKKYRFIKKKLDNLEDVILYEDVVHYTDSIITIYNMPKEKQLAYFGTYIKDLKEKDSLAAKKEVERQTRGVSAFAETKGGKQNKGKFYFYNIASLGYGKTDFRTRWGNRELEDNWRWTDKAKTNIAEVDSIANNATNEITGLTEEQKYSIDFYMDQIPTEVTVIDSLKTERNLANYQLGLIYKEKFKENFLAAGKLETVLKSDPEKRLILPSKYNLYKIYEESGSPLTAQMKENIITNHPDSRYAEILLNPNAVLEGDTESPDAKYADLYKKYTNQEYLQVITGTQENITKFTGDPIVPKLEMLKANAIGRIQGYDAFEEALNYVALNYPNNPEGKKAKEIIADQLPKLAPKEFLQPNPSKKAENWKLIFTFDMAATESATTLKEELEKAIKDLKYRNTVSIDIYDLENKFVVVHGFKTQDYALGFAELIKNNKDYRIADENFVILSSNYKIIQVHKNLTAYKTHTVTPKP, from the coding sequence TTGAAGCTTCAGTTTAAACTTATTGCTGCTCTTGTTTTTGGAGGTGTGTTATTTAATGCATGTTCCACGAAGAAAGATGCTTTTGTGAACCGTAATTGGCACGCATTAAATACCAAGTACAATGTCTTGTACAATGGTAATATTGCTTTTGAAGAAGGTAGAGAAGAACTCAATGCCTCCTATCAGGATAATTACTGGGAAGTATTACCCATAGAACGTATTACTATTCGCGAAGAAATAATTTTAGATTCTGAAAATAAGAATCCAAAATTTGAACTAGCGGAAGAAAAAGCAACAAAAGCCATACAGAAACACAGTATGGAAATTAAGGATACAGAACGCAATCCACAAACTGACGAAGCTTTTCTACTTCTTGGAAAAACCCGTTATTTTGAGCAACGCTTTCTTCCTGCCCTAGAAGCATTTAATTATATCTTAAGAAAATACCCAAAAAGTGATAAGCTTAATGAAGCCTCTATTTGGAGAGAAAAGGTTAACATTCGTTTAGAAAATGATGAATTAGCCTTAAAAAATTTAAAAAGACTCTTCAAGTTTGAAGTACTAGAAGATCAAGAATATGCAGACGCCAAAGCAATGATGGCTCAAGCATATATTAACTTAAGTAAAATTGATACTGCAATTCAGAATCTAAAAGTAGCTTCTGCATACACTAAAAAAAATCCTGAAAAAGGACGTTACTACTACATCATTGGGCAACTTTATAATCAACTTGGATATAAAGACAGTGCCAATTATGCATTTGATAAAATAATACACCTTAATCGTAAATCTCCACGTGAGTATATGATTAACGCACATCTGCAAAAAATTAGAAATACAAAACTCACTCCCGAAAACACATTAGAAGTATACGAATATTTAACAGACCTGGAAGAAGATCGTGAAAACAGGCCCTATCTGGATAAAATTTTTCGTCAGATAGCGGAATTCCATTTAGAGAATGTCTCAGATAGTTTGGCTTTAGCGTATTTTAATAAATCATTAAGAGCAACACAAAACAAACCACAGCTTAACGCCCTGAATTACGAAAACTTAGGGGAATATAATTTTGATAAAAATGATTATAAAATTGCTGGTGCTTATTATGATAGTACACTTGTAAATTTGCCAGAAAACACAAAAAAATATCGATTTATAAAGAAAAAACTAGATAACTTAGAAGATGTTATACTTTATGAAGATGTGGTACACTACACGGATAGTATAATTACCATATACAACATGCCAAAAGAAAAGCAATTGGCTTACTTTGGGACGTATATAAAGGACTTAAAAGAAAAAGACTCTTTAGCCGCTAAGAAAGAGGTTGAGCGCCAAACAAGAGGTGTTAGCGCTTTTGCAGAAACTAAGGGTGGGAAACAAAACAAAGGCAAGTTCTATTTTTATAACATTGCAAGCCTTGGTTACGGTAAAACCGATTTTAGAACTCGCTGGGGAAACCGGGAATTAGAAGATAATTGGCGTTGGACTGATAAAGCCAAAACAAATATTGCAGAAGTTGATTCTATTGCAAATAATGCAACTAATGAAATTACAGGCCTTACTGAAGAGCAAAAATATTCTATTGATTTCTATATGGATCAAATTCCAACAGAAGTTACCGTTATTGATAGTTTAAAAACAGAACGAAATTTAGCAAACTATCAACTAGGTTTAATTTACAAGGAGAAATTTAAAGAGAATTTCTTAGCTGCCGGTAAGCTAGAAACAGTATTGAAATCTGATCCTGAAAAGCGATTAATTCTTCCATCTAAATACAATTTATATAAAATCTATGAAGAATCTGGTAGCCCACTTACTGCTCAGATGAAAGAAAATATTATTACCAATCACCCTGACTCTCGCTACGCAGAAATACTATTAAATCCAAATGCAGTGCTAGAAGGTGATACAGAAAGCCCTGATGCAAAGTATGCCGATTTGTATAAGAAATATACAAATCAAGAGTATTTACAGGTAATTACAGGTACACAGGAGAATATTACCAAATTTACTGGTGATCCTATTGTGCCTAAGTTAGAAATGCTAAAAGCAAATGCTATAGGTAGAATTCAAGGTTATGATGCCTTTGAAGAGGCTTTAAATTATGTAGCCTTAAATTACCCTAATAACCCAGAAGGTAAAAAAGCAAAGGAGATTATTGCGGATCAATTACCCAAGTTAGCCCCAAAAGAATTTTTACAGCCTAATCCGTCTAAAAAAGCAGAAAACTGGAAATTAATATTCACATTTGACATGGCTGCAACGGAATCTGCAACTACGCTAAAAGAAGAATTAGAAAAAGCGATAAAAGATTTAAAATACAGAAATACGGTATCTATTGATATTTATGACCTAGAAAATAAATTTGTTGTTGTACACGGTTTTAAAACACAAGATTATGCGCTTGGATTTGCTGAATTGATAAAAAACAATAAAGACTATAGAATAGCGGATGAGAATTTCGTAATTTTATCTTCGAACTATAAAATTATTCAGGTTCATAAAAATTTAACTGCTTACAAAACACACACTGTAACCCCAAAACCGTAG
- the atpA gene encoding F0F1 ATP synthase subunit alpha translates to MAGVKAAEVSAILKQQLSGFEATASLDEVGTVLQIGDGIARVYGLSNVQYGELVEFEGGLQGIVLNLEEDNVGVVLLSPSRDIKEGTVVKRTQTIASIEVGEGIVGRVVNTLGKPIDGKGAIAGELYKLPLERKAPGVIYRQPVTEPLQTGIKAIDAMIPVGRGQRELVIGDRQTGKTTVCIDAILNQKEFYDAGKPVYCIYVAIGQKASTVANIAQTLEDNGALAYTTIVAANASDPASMQVYAPFAGAAIGEYFRDTGRPALIIYDDLSKQAVAYREISLLLRRPPGREAYPGDVFYLHSRLLERSAKIIANDAIAKDMNDLPDALKPIVKGGGSLTALPIIETQAGDVSAYIPTNVISITDGQIFLEQDLFNQGVRPAINVGISVSRVGGNAQIKSMKKVAGTLKLDQAQFRELEAFAKFGSDLDAATLNVIEKGRRNVEILKQAQNDPYTVEDQVAIIYAGSKNLLRTVPVNKIKEFERDYIEFLNAKHRDTLDSLKAGKLTDEVIDVLTSVCKDLSAKYIK, encoded by the coding sequence ATGGCAGGAGTAAAAGCCGCTGAAGTATCAGCAATATTAAAACAGCAATTATCAGGATTTGAAGCTACAGCCTCTTTAGACGAAGTAGGTACAGTTTTACAAATTGGTGATGGTATTGCAAGAGTTTACGGATTATCTAACGTACAATACGGTGAGTTAGTAGAATTTGAAGGCGGATTGCAAGGTATCGTTCTTAACTTAGAAGAAGACAACGTTGGTGTTGTTCTTTTAAGTCCTTCTAGAGATATCAAAGAAGGTACTGTAGTTAAAAGAACTCAGACTATTGCTTCTATTGAAGTTGGTGAAGGTATTGTTGGTCGTGTTGTAAATACATTAGGGAAACCAATTGATGGTAAAGGTGCTATCGCTGGTGAACTATACAAATTACCTTTAGAGCGTAAAGCTCCAGGTGTAATTTACCGTCAACCAGTTACTGAACCATTACAAACAGGTATTAAGGCAATTGATGCTATGATCCCTGTAGGTAGAGGACAACGTGAGTTGGTTATTGGTGACCGTCAAACGGGTAAAACTACTGTTTGTATTGATGCCATTTTAAATCAAAAAGAATTTTACGATGCTGGGAAACCAGTATATTGTATATATGTTGCTATAGGGCAAAAAGCATCTACAGTAGCAAACATTGCACAAACATTAGAAGACAACGGAGCTTTAGCATATACGACTATTGTAGCTGCTAACGCATCTGATCCTGCTTCTATGCAAGTGTATGCACCATTTGCAGGAGCTGCCATTGGTGAGTATTTTAGAGATACCGGTAGACCAGCTTTAATTATCTATGATGATTTATCTAAACAAGCGGTTGCTTATAGAGAAATTTCTCTTTTATTAAGAAGACCACCGGGACGTGAAGCGTATCCAGGTGATGTTTTCTACCTTCACTCTCGTTTATTAGAGCGTTCTGCAAAAATCATCGCTAACGATGCTATTGCAAAAGACATGAACGATTTACCTGATGCATTAAAACCAATTGTAAAAGGTGGTGGTTCCTTAACGGCATTACCAATCATTGAAACACAAGCAGGTGATGTTTCTGCGTATATCCCAACCAACGTAATTTCTATTACAGATGGTCAGATATTCTTAGAGCAAGATTTATTTAACCAAGGGGTACGTCCAGCAATTAACGTAGGTATTTCTGTATCTCGTGTTGGTGGTAATGCACAGATTAAATCAATGAAAAAAGTAGCGGGTACTTTAAAATTAGATCAAGCACAATTCCGTGAATTGGAAGCATTTGCTAAGTTTGGTTCAGATTTAGATGCTGCCACTTTAAATGTGATTGAGAAAGGACGTCGTAACGTTGAAATATTAAAACAAGCACAAAACGATCCTTATACCGTAGAAGATCAAGTAGCAATTATCTATGCAGGTTCTAAAAACCTGTTAAGAACTGTTCCTGTGAATAAAATTAAAGAGTTTGAGCGTGATTATATCGAATTCTTAAATGCAAAACATAGAGATACTTTAGATTCTTTGAAAGCCGGTAAATTAACGGATGAGGTTATTGATGTATTAACTTCTGTTTGTAAAGATTTATCAGCGAAATACATAAAATAA
- a CDS encoding AtpZ/AtpI family protein, translated as MEPQKPRKKINKGLQTATKLSGIGIQMGLTIYLGNLLGSWLDEKYATNYLEISITLVAIFVSMYSMIRQANNLNK; from the coding sequence ATGGAACCGCAAAAGCCTCGTAAGAAAATAAACAAGGGTTTACAAACTGCAACAAAACTTTCAGGAATAGGAATCCAAATGGGACTTACCATTTACTTAGGAAACTTATTAGGTTCTTGGCTAGACGAAAAATACGCAACTAATTATTTAGAAATTTCTATCACACTTGTTGCTATCTTTGTATCTATGTATTCCATGATACGTCAAGCCAATAACCTTAACAAATAA
- the atpE gene encoding ATP synthase F0 subunit C, translated as MYNLIGAGLIVIGGGIGLGMIGGKAMEGIARQPEAAGKIQTAMIIIGALLEGLAFGALLLGK; from the coding sequence ATGTACAATTTAATTGGAGCAGGATTAATCGTAATCGGTGGTGGTATCGGTTTAGGTATGATTGGTGGTAAGGCAATGGAAGGTATTGCTCGTCAACCTGAAGCAGCTGGAAAAATCCAAACTGCGATGATCATTATCGGAGCATTATTAGAAGGTTTAGCATTCGGTGCTTTACTTTTAGGAAAATAA
- the atpH gene encoding ATP synthase F1 subunit delta — MSESRAAVRYAKATLDQAIENKALDAMEADMRSIAETISESKELSDALSSPVVKSSDKKDILLAIFKDANEITKGLIGVLITNKRIALLNEVALKYLIINEDLKGQGVAFVTTAVALTADLEKKILDKVVELTGKKVVVKNTIDEKILGGFVLRVGDLQYDASIASKLGNLKREFTNSL, encoded by the coding sequence ATGAGCGAATCTAGAGCAGCAGTACGTTACGCAAAAGCTACCTTAGACCAGGCTATAGAAAACAAAGCCTTGGATGCTATGGAAGCTGATATGCGTTCTATCGCTGAAACCATAAGCGAAAGCAAAGAATTATCAGATGCATTGAGCAGTCCGGTTGTAAAAAGTTCTGATAAAAAGGACATTTTATTGGCTATTTTTAAAGATGCCAATGAAATTACTAAAGGCCTTATTGGTGTTTTAATCACCAATAAAAGAATTGCATTACTAAACGAAGTTGCTTTAAAGTATCTTATTATTAATGAAGACTTAAAAGGGCAAGGAGTTGCATTTGTAACTACCGCTGTCGCTTTAACAGCTGACTTAGAAAAAAAGATACTTGATAAGGTGGTAGAATTGACTGGAAAAAAAGTTGTAGTAAAAAATACTATCGATGAAAAAATTCTAGGAGGTTTTGTACTACGAGTAGGAGATTTACAATACGATGCGAGCATCGCGAGTAAACTAGGAAATTTAAAAAGAGAATTTACAAACAGTTTATAA
- a CDS encoding ABC transporter ATP-binding protein, whose protein sequence is MITVQNLTKTYGKNTVLNIEHLEIPKGQSFGLVGNNGAGKTTLFSLLLDLIQPTTGYINNNGVQVDISEDWKPFTTAFIDETFLIGYLTAEEYFYFIGELRGQNKADVNALLANFQDFFHGEILGQTKYLRDLSKGNQKKAGIVASFIGNPEVVILDEPFANLDPTTQIRLKGIIKDLAANQNVTVLVSSHDLIHVTEVCERIVVLNKGQLVKDIETSAETLKELEVFFAG, encoded by the coding sequence ATGATAACTGTACAAAACTTAACAAAAACATACGGAAAAAATACCGTCCTAAATATTGAACATCTTGAGATTCCTAAAGGGCAAAGTTTTGGACTCGTAGGAAATAATGGAGCTGGTAAAACAACCTTATTTAGTTTGTTATTGGATTTAATACAACCTACTACAGGGTATATTAACAATAATGGCGTTCAAGTAGATATAAGCGAAGACTGGAAACCTTTTACTACTGCTTTTATTGATGAAACGTTTCTCATTGGGTATTTAACTGCCGAAGAATATTTCTACTTTATTGGAGAATTAAGAGGGCAGAATAAAGCAGATGTCAATGCGCTACTTGCAAACTTCCAAGACTTTTTTCATGGGGAAATACTAGGTCAGACTAAATATTTGCGCGATCTATCTAAAGGGAATCAGAAGAAAGCTGGTATTGTAGCTTCTTTCATAGGAAACCCAGAAGTGGTAATTCTGGATGAACCCTTTGCAAACCTAGACCCTACAACTCAAATACGCTTAAAAGGAATAATCAAAGATTTAGCGGCGAACCAAAATGTAACGGTTTTAGTTTCTAGTCATGATCTAATCCATGTCACTGAAGTTTGCGAGCGTATTGTTGTATTAAATAAAGGACAACTCGTTAAAGATATTGAAACATCTGCAGAGACTTTAAAAGAATTAGAGGTGTTTTTTGCTGGATAA
- the atpG gene encoding ATP synthase F1 subunit gamma, translating into MANLKEIRNRIASVSSTMQITSAMKMVSAAKLKKAQDAITAMRPYSDKLTELLQSLSASLEGDAGSVYAENREVNKVLVVAITSNRGLCGAFNTNIIKQSTLLANQTYAGKQVEFMAIGKKANDILKKKFTVIENHSEIYDDLTFDNVAAIAEELMALFTNGSYDKIEIVYNKFKNAATQIIMTEQFLPIVPVSGAEVSNADYIYEPSKFEIVEQLIPKSLKTQLYKSIRDSFASEHGARMTAMHKATDNATEMRDQLKLTYNKARQAAITNEILEIVGGAEALAN; encoded by the coding sequence ATGGCAAATTTAAAAGAAATACGTAATAGGATAGCATCAGTTTCTTCAACGATGCAGATTACCAGTGCCATGAAAATGGTATCTGCTGCAAAACTGAAAAAAGCACAAGATGCTATTACTGCAATGCGTCCTTATTCAGATAAGCTTACTGAACTTTTACAGAGTTTAAGTGCAAGTCTTGAAGGTGATGCTGGTAGTGTCTATGCAGAAAACCGTGAGGTAAATAAAGTTTTAGTAGTAGCGATAACTTCAAACAGAGGTTTATGTGGTGCTTTTAACACGAACATTATCAAACAAAGTACACTTTTAGCCAACCAAACCTATGCTGGTAAACAGGTAGAGTTTATGGCTATTGGGAAGAAAGCAAACGACATTCTTAAAAAGAAATTTACTGTTATTGAAAATCATAGTGAAATCTATGATGATTTAACTTTTGATAATGTAGCTGCAATTGCTGAAGAATTAATGGCTTTATTTACGAATGGTTCCTACGATAAAATAGAAATCGTTTATAATAAATTCAAAAACGCTGCTACTCAAATAATAATGACAGAACAATTTTTACCAATTGTTCCTGTGTCTGGAGCGGAAGTTTCTAATGCAGATTATATTTACGAGCCATCAAAATTTGAAATTGTAGAACAATTGATTCCAAAATCATTAAAGACACAATTATACAAAAGTATTAGAGATTCTTTCGCAAGTGAGCATGGTGCGCGTATGACTGCAATGCATAAAGCAACTGATAACGCTACAGAAATGAGAGATCAGTTAAAACTTACGTACAACAAAGCAAGACAAGCCGCAATTACCAACGAAATTTTAGAAATTGTTGGTGGAGCAGAAGCTTTAGCAAATTAG
- a CDS encoding F0F1 ATP synthase subunit B, with product MDIFNDFPVGLFFMQTFILLILIALMVKFAWKPILNSLNERETGIADALAAAENAKKEMQNITADSERLLQEARAERESMIKEAREIKDKMLADAKGQAKAEGDKMLAHAQEAIQSEKKAAVADIKNQVASLSLEIAEKVIKEQLANKDKQLQLVENMLGDIKLN from the coding sequence ATGGATATTTTTAATGATTTTCCGGTAGGCTTATTTTTCATGCAAACTTTTATCTTATTAATCTTAATTGCATTAATGGTTAAATTTGCTTGGAAACCAATTTTGAATTCTTTAAACGAAAGAGAAACTGGTATTGCTGATGCACTTGCTGCAGCGGAAAACGCAAAAAAAGAAATGCAAAATATCACTGCTGATAGTGAGCGTTTATTACAAGAAGCACGTGCTGAAAGAGAATCAATGATCAAAGAAGCGCGTGAGATTAAAGATAAAATGTTAGCAGATGCTAAAGGTCAAGCAAAGGCAGAAGGCGATAAAATGCTAGCACATGCTCAAGAAGCAATACAGAGTGAGAAAAAAGCAGCTGTTGCAGATATTAAAAATCAAGTAGCTTCCTTATCTTTAGAGATTGCAGAAAAGGTGATTAAAGAACAACTAGCTAACAAAGACAAGCAACTACAATTGGTTGAGAACATGTTAGGTGACATCAAATTAAACTAG
- a CDS encoding alpha/beta fold hydrolase, producing MNLKLLVALLALNISLTLKAQEYPFKVNVVGKGNPILLFPGFTCTGAVWNDVVQDLSKNYECHVFTFAGFGDVPAIETPWLAEIKNGVSEYIIANKLKKPTAIGHSLGGSLALWMATEKEQFSNIILIDALTSTGALMMPNFKSEFISYDNPYNAQLLKMNSQEFSAMALQMAQGMTVNADKIQQIVDWMLQADRNTYVNGYTDLLKLDLRDAVTTIKTPITILAATQPYGEETARKTYQEQYKNLEDYTLKFAGKSAHFIMFDQPKWLVREIRLAL from the coding sequence ATGAATTTAAAATTACTAGTTGCCCTTTTAGCTCTGAATATAAGTCTAACGCTAAAGGCGCAAGAATATCCATTTAAAGTAAACGTAGTTGGAAAAGGAAATCCAATCTTGTTGTTTCCAGGCTTTACTTGTACAGGAGCGGTTTGGAACGATGTAGTTCAAGACTTATCTAAAAATTACGAATGCCACGTGTTTACCTTCGCAGGATTTGGAGATGTACCAGCTATAGAAACTCCATGGTTAGCAGAAATAAAAAATGGCGTATCTGAATATATTATAGCTAATAAATTAAAAAAACCCACAGCAATTGGCCATAGTCTTGGTGGCAGCTTAGCACTTTGGATGGCTACAGAAAAAGAACAGTTTTCAAACATAATTTTAATCGACGCCTTGACATCTACAGGAGCGTTAATGATGCCCAACTTTAAAAGTGAATTTATTAGCTACGACAATCCATATAACGCTCAACTATTGAAAATGAACAGTCAAGAATTTTCTGCAATGGCTTTACAAATGGCTCAAGGAATGACAGTAAATGCAGATAAAATACAGCAAATTGTAGATTGGATGTTGCAAGCAGACAGAAATACTTATGTGAATGGCTACACGGATTTATTAAAGCTAGACTTAAGAGATGCTGTTACCACAATAAAAACTCCTATAACTATTTTAGCAGCTACACAACCCTATGGCGAAGAAACGGCAAGAAAAACATATCAAGAGCAGTATAAAAACCTAGAGGACTATACCCTAAAATTCGCAGGTAAGTCAGCCCATTTTATTATGTTTGACCAACCTAAATGGTTAGTAAGAGAAATAAGATTGGCATTATAA
- a CDS encoding RNA polymerase sigma factor — protein MKHLEAHFKAIYQENHPRVYRMCLGYASGDHMTASDYAQEVFIKVWEHLPSFRKEATISTWIYRITVNTCLISLRKKRSIPFSKVMRTVEITNPENESQSTEKNFKALYRCIDLLTKDNKSIILLELEGIPQKEIANIMGISHEAIRIRIHRIKNELTKCVRQ, from the coding sequence ATGAAGCATTTAGAAGCCCATTTTAAAGCTATTTACCAAGAAAACCACCCTAGAGTATATAGAATGTGCCTTGGTTATGCCTCAGGCGATCATATGACCGCTAGTGATTATGCTCAAGAAGTATTTATAAAAGTTTGGGAACACCTTCCCTCCTTTAGGAAGGAGGCTACAATTTCTACATGGATCTATAGAATAACGGTAAATACGTGCCTTATAAGTTTGAGAAAAAAAAGAAGTATCCCGTTTTCAAAAGTGATGCGCACAGTTGAAATAACAAACCCAGAAAACGAATCGCAAAGCACCGAGAAAAACTTTAAAGCACTCTATCGGTGCATAGACCTACTCACCAAAGACAATAAGAGCATCATATTACTAGAATTGGAAGGAATCCCACAAAAGGAAATTGCAAACATCATGGGCATAAGTCACGAAGCAATCCGTATCCGAATTCACAGAATCAAAAATGAATTAACTAAATGTGTACGACAATGA
- a CDS encoding bactofilin family protein — MFSDNKKQKPKAMTELGGQPNRIEKNTRIKGDIISEADLRIDGKLDGNVKTSGKVVIGKDGYIHGKVECVNADIEGSFNGELLVSDLLSLKSSAVIEGVVSVAKLAVEPGATFNAACTMGGGKIASQNKPANSGNGTAKAS, encoded by the coding sequence ATGTTTTCAGACAATAAAAAACAAAAACCTAAAGCAATGACAGAACTAGGAGGACAACCGAACAGAATTGAAAAAAACACTCGCATTAAAGGAGACATCATTTCAGAAGCAGATTTGAGAATTGATGGAAAATTAGATGGGAATGTAAAGACTTCTGGTAAAGTTGTTATTGGTAAAGATGGTTACATCCATGGTAAAGTGGAATGTGTAAATGCAGATATTGAAGGAAGCTTCAATGGCGAGCTTTTAGTATCAGACCTGTTATCATTAAAATCTTCTGCTGTAATTGAGGGCGTTGTTTCTGTAGCTAAACTAGCTGTAGAGCCAGGCGCAACATTTAATGCAGCTTGTACCATGGGAGGCGGTAAAATAGCTTCTCAGAACAAACCTGCTAATTCTGGAAATGGAACCGCAAAAGCCTCGTAA
- a CDS encoding DUF6168 family protein, which yields MLKSILQYIIVFTLLFLVGKYTHLAILDYSIPFPLGKMYLFHYLFSMGICILIAYLAFADILKEQLSLIYLATLFLKLIFFAILFKSTVFSEVVLPRIDRFSMLIPLILFLTVEVLFISKILKKI from the coding sequence TTGCTCAAATCCATTTTACAATATATCATTGTATTTACGCTATTATTCCTTGTGGGTAAATATACCCATTTAGCCATTTTAGATTATTCAATTCCTTTCCCATTAGGAAAAATGTATCTCTTTCATTATCTATTTTCAATGGGTATCTGCATTTTAATTGCTTACCTAGCTTTTGCAGATATTTTAAAAGAACAATTAAGTTTAATCTATTTAGCTACACTTTTCTTAAAGTTAATTTTCTTTGCTATTCTATTTAAAAGTACCGTATTTAGTGAGGTAGTATTACCTCGCATAGATAGGTTTTCCATGCTAATTCCACTTATTCTATTTCTGACGGTTGAGGTGCTATTTATCTCAAAAATTCTAAAGAAAATCTAG